ACTTTCGGAGCCTCATGGAAATCCTGTAAACGTATTAATCCACCGTGTACTGCAgtaatggcaaatgtgatgaactgtgaacaTTCCATCATCGTACTACATTTGCTTGCAATGGTGAAGGTTCAAAACTCGAGTATATGATGCTCTAAGCCAATACcacaaaatcagcaggtggccatatgtgcatctctgctcgctcGTCATCAACTGacccgtgaacaacaccgaccattcctatcctgcatcgttactgctgaccagaaatggtgtctttatgctaatataaggaaaagaaagcagCAAATCCACGTACAAAGacatgcgcgcatccacaaaagtttATGTATgtgtctggtggaacagcgacggtgtggtgtcctACGAATTGCTTCTCTGAAGTGGAACCATTACTGATAACATTTTTTGAGAACAACTGAAGCGTCTTGCAGACGCCGTCCGAGAAcgagaccaggaagactgtgtgaagtgatgccatGGTAACGCCCGCCGGCATTCtgctagaccaggggcgggcaaacgttgcacgcggctcatgagcgcacagcgctgcacgtgtgctgctcgcgtgcaggcgtcgaccggggctgtggtgacagccggcaggttgcggcagtgtagtgccaggctaagctgcggacgttgatgcgaagcgagcactatgtagtgaacgttgtatttcaacaaacggagaagtggagatttgctatcttttaaaaagtaatgggagaatcattttttctttgtgcaaaaacgcgaaaattggaaatgtttaatatgtggcagtattctcgctggtcaacggaagtttagtattgaaggccattataataaatttcacaaggacgagtacaatttattgtcggattctgagcggatggagaattgactgagcttaagaagagcgatctgacgatactagatgaatctgtcgtagttggccggccggagcggccgagcggttctaggcactacagtctggaaccgcgcgaccgctatggtcgcaggttcgaatcctgcctcgggcatggatgtgtgtgatgtccttaggttagttaggtttaagtagttctaagttccagggtactgatgaccacagcagtgaagtcccatagtgctcagagcaatttgaatttgtcgtagtttctgttgtcacgagagatctgcgactttctctcgtcatgtctctcatctaactgatttaacattttatggagcactgttttcaagttttcaggacgacaacaataatagcccagcggtatgtgcaagttataagactgcgcttaatatagcgagagctggagaaccatttgctgaattaataagtctcggttaagagcaaacatcagtgatgaaaatttacgtaactgtttgtgtttgccggccgcggtggtctagcggttctggcgctgcagtccggaaccgcgggactgctacggtcgcaggttcgaatcctgcctcgggcatgggtgtgtgtgatgtccttaggttagttaggtttaagtagttctaagttctaggggacttatgacctaagatgttgagtcccatagtgctcagagccatttgaaccatttttttgtttgtgtttgtctgtatgtagaaattttgttccaggtattaaacgtattgtaaactccacctgtgataattaaataaaacgtatcgtaggtagtaggtactctttcaaaccatgatttctttcaagcactcctactaacgttattgattcactcaataaagcaagctaggaaacaaaacgcattacaggggaaggagcggacagaaggtatgggggggatgggagataagcgggtggccagcttgcccctgtgtgcacgcggaacacctgttaactgcacgcgtgcaagtgcaccgcacatgtgcaggattcctgcccgcccctgtgctagactgacataaaacactatacaggagttggcttGAGAAAATATTCACCTCACCTtggaccctcagattttcaccttttccgctctccatcgaacaaccttcaaggaaatgCACTCCAAAAATGGCTTCATCTCAAAACTATGTGATTTCTAGTCGAGGAATCGAAAAGTTGTCCCGgcactggcagactgttgtaaatagtgaaggagaatatattattgatgacttaagtctgtgttatgtgtatttgttgtatttattaaacttatggaaaaacgctttgAACTTATGACCAACCTAATGTAACGcgaaggctgttcggaaagtaagctcTGATAggaggcgaaatggaaaccactgttaaaatcaaaaatgttttgtttgcaacagttggCTACACCTCCCAGCCACTTCGCTGTGACTTTGACatttgtcgtagctttgtaccaactttccaatacccttttCATAGCAGGCAGCTGCCTGCGTcagctcgttgtttgtgccaaaacgttgtcttcgtagccagcagttcatgtgagcagagataaaactcTGCGGCGacaaattacgggctgtattgtgggagatccaacacttcccatcgaaaacgctgcaggaacatcttcattgctccTTCACAGTGCGGCTAAGGAGTGCCACGAAGAAGAAGCCATATGGCAgtcatgttatgtgggctgcatggcatCAGGCGAATTCTCTCACCAGAcgctcctacttggcgggagacactaatcTCTAGGCATCTTAACGTGTTCACCGTGCGCTCAGAACGGAAAAGAACGACGTACGCGATCGGTAGAAACACTGTCCAACACACATGTGCAAAGCTTCataggattttcacagtggtttccatttcgtggccgatcggaacttgctttccgaatagccctcctaTGTACGTATTTTCgagggccattcggaaagtaaggtcagatcggccgcgaaatggaaaccactgtgaaaatcctatgaagctttgcacagatgtgttgcgcagtgtctctagtatgcccgtcgatggcgtcacgtcgctcttttcagttttgagcgcacAGTGTGCACGTAAAGACTACTATAAAGAAGTTTCTCCTGCCAAGTGTAAAgggctggtgagagatttcgcttgaAGCTACTCAACCCACATAACACGACTGCCATCCGTTTCCTTCATCTTGACAATTGTCACCCACACTCTGCAGGGGCGATGGagatgctcctgcaacgttttcgatgggaagtgtttgattaccaacaatacagcccgtaattggctcccactgagtctcgtttctgctcacatgaaccgctagctgtgaagacaacattttggcacagacaacgagctgtagaccagcgtagagatttggtgaaaagcacaggtggctgccttctatgacgagggcattggaaagttggtacaatgccacGAGAAATGTCTTAAGTCTGAACGGCTAGAGAAGTAGATCGAAGGTctagctaactgtttcaaataaaacattttttttaatttcacagtgatttccatttagcgaccgataggaccttactttccgaatagccctcgtttaTAGTATGTAATATGGAGAAGCTGTCAGCAGAAATATCGAGAAGTTCTTGATCTTCTTACTTTaggtttttacatgatactctaataaacattcagacggacataggctAAATGCTTTTTAAACAAGTatgcgagaaagaaaatgttgtgttaTGCTGTGCTGCGAAAATGTCGGTTACGTTTTcattctcgcagtcggttttagtGGGAAACAGGACAGTTGTATTAATGGTTTATTGACTTCTGAtgagaatactactacggaatctaaATCACTTGAAACCTGGAAATCCTAGGCCTTTGCAGAATAAAACTATGCAAAATGCTGCCATTGAAGGTACTATCCTCAGATCCAGCAGCAAGAGACTTCTCTAGCGACTTCAATTCTCAATCAAGGTTTCAttggcagtaacaataaacaagttcAAGGtcagagaaagaggaggagagaggaggaggaagtagACAAGAGAGGGAAGAGCAGGAGAtgtcagagggagggggggggggaggaatttagGACGTATCTCAAATTCccttacattatgtgatcaaaagtatccggacacctggctgaaaatgacttacaagttcgtggcgcctccatcggtaatactggaactcaatatggtgttggcccacccttagccttgacgacagcttccactctcgcacgcatacgttcagtcaggtgctggaaggtttcttggggaatggcagcccgttcttcacggagtgctgcaatgaggagaggtatcgatgtcggtcggtgaggcctggcacgaagtcggcgttccaaaacttcccaaaggtgttctgtaggattcaggtcaggactctgtgcaggccagtccattacagggatgttattgtcgcgtaaccactctgccacaggtcgtGTATTATAAACAGGTGCGCCGCGTggatgcgccatgtcacggattacgcggcccctcttCCCGGAGGTTCGATgcatgggtatatgtgttgttcttaccatgagttactttaagttagtttaagtagtgtgtagatctagggaccgatgacctcagcagtttggtcccttagcaattcacacacatttgaacatgaacaGGTACTTGATCGTGTTGCAAGaatcaatcgccatccccgaattgctcttcaacagcgggaagcaagaaggtgcttaaaacatcaatgtaggaatgtgctgtaatagtgccacgcaaaacaaaaagggatgcaagccccctccaagaaaaatacgaccacaccataacaccattgcctcagaattttactgtttgcactaaacacgctggcagatgacgctcaccggggaGCTggcatacccacgccctgccatcggatcaccacattgtgtaccgtcattcgtcacgccacataatgtttttccactgttcagtcgtccaatgtttacgccccttacaccaagcgaggcgtcgtttggaatttaccagcgtgatgtgtggctaatgagcagccactcgaccatgaaatccaagttttctcacctcccacataactgtcatagtacttgcaatacagtttggaattcctgtgtgatggtctggataggtgtctgcctattatacgtcgcgaccctctccaactgtcggcggtctctgtcagccaacagacgaggtcggctgtacgtgtcccttcacgtttccacttcactatcacatcggaaacagtggacctagggatgttgaggattgtggtaatctcgcgtacaggcgtacgacacaagtgacacccaatcacctgaccacgttcgaaatctgtgagttccgcggagcgtcccattgtactctctcacgatgtctaatgactactggggtcgctgatatggagtacccggcggTAGatagcagcataatgcacctaatatgaaaaacgtatgtttttggagtgtccgtatacttttgatcacatagtgtatttagcaACTGCCAAGCACTGCCGGGTTCTCTCGTGAAACTATATGAGCCGACAGTGACTCGACAACGAAGCCCAGAATCTGAACGCCGGAAGACGGAACGAAACACGACGTACGAGTCAATCTATGGGGGCAGCAGAGAGTCCAACGCCTCGTACAGATCAACACGGAGATGAAAACTAACGTGACGGGCGCGTACGACTGACACTAGTACGCGGGAACAGAACACGGCAGCAGACGAAAGACCAGGTCCGAGGTAGTTGGAATCAACGTAAGAACTGTTGGGTCTGCCCTATCGCAACTGACCGCTACACACCAGAGTTAGCATCTCTGGCCATGCTTCGCGTGCGCCCTCCATGCACACCAGCTCATCTGCATCCATCTCGATGTCTGCTGGCGGTGATGTTAAAGCAAGAATTATTGATCTGTCTTTATCAATGTTTAATTAATTAACAGTTattaaaaaaacatattttaaGTAACGCTAGTTATCACAGTTGAGGTATACGACCTCATGCAACAATTTAAATCCTCAGttgcttcaaaaaacttttctaaaaaggtaccgacagggatgtggagcggtGCTGACTCCAGTGGCGTGGACAGTTGCTCtagatttctcggctgaggatccgtgCCATGAACAACCAGATCGAgaaggtcccacagattctcggttgggtttaaatccggggagtttggtggccaggggagaacaCTAAACTCATTGTGGTGTTTTTCAATCACACAGTgtactgcgagctatgtgacacgttgcattgtccttctggtacacatcatcgtgtcgaggaaaaacaaactgtatgtagggatGGACAcgatccccaaggacagatgcatacttgtgttgatccttgtgccatccagaatgacaagatcacccagggaatagcacgtaaacattctccagaccacaaTACTACCTTCTCcaacctggacccttccgacgattgtcgcacgctgttcgctttcagacgtttcacgccgtacgcgccaacagccatctgtctgatCGAGCATAAAACGAGGACcacctgaaaaggccatctgttgcCACTCGCTGCACGTTCAGTTGCGTTCGTTGCAGATGAGCAGCATTCAGCCTCAGTGCATGAACCAGGTGACCGCTGCtggggcccatacgcagcaacgttcgttgaggagacactgttggtagccccttggttcatctgagcggtatcttcctgcacgtctcgctgcaaagggtgattattcaggcttctgaAAGGTGATcattttaatgtgactggacagtgtaggtcACCGTGAATAACAATCTCTTCCAATAGATGCTAGTAACGTTGGGGATAATTTCTAACAGCGGGACCGCGCctgctcgtcatcaccgatttcctcCAAATgtatggtatatgcagggcttggccaaaaAAGAAAGTGAGAGAAGTGGGAgatccagatggttcaaatggctctgagcactatgggactcaactgctgaggtcattagtcccctagaacttagaactagttaaacctaactaacctaaggacatcacaaacatccatgcccgaggcaggattcgaacctgcgaccgtagcggtcttgcggttccagactgcagcgcctttaaccgcacggccacttcggccggctgagatccagatggccaagcgtttagaatatatatatatatatatatatatatatatatatatatatatatatatatatatatatatttttttttttttttttgacgtgggTCGTGCGGGAAATGAACCATTTGCGTTACTAGATAGTGGTTGGCTCAGCGGAAAAAGTACAGATGGTAATCTGAGGGTCGTGGATTGCAGTCCCTATAAGAAAactgttttttgttccttttattttcagattttacgTTAATTAAGCTGCAAATAAACCGAAGTAATGCTCAGTATATCGTGTTCATTAATATTTTCATGGAAGTCCTGGAAAGGAAAgtgaaaggaaaatttgggattgcaaataaatttccaagaaagggtTTTACTTACATCACCCACGACAATTCCCCAAATAGCATTCCAGAAATGGGGTGTAATAGAAGTGTACAGAACTTCGTATTTCGTTAGTTATGTTTTGATCCAGAGAAGTTTGTATCAAAGCACATTCCATTGCACATCACCAGCAATACTTGCCAATGTTTGGCGAAATGCCGCGCTACGTGTGGGTTTCTGCCAAACTGTGCGATGACAGAAAACCTTTAACGAAAGTAAACCAAGTTTTTCTTCTATAGAAACTTTATAGCAGGCTTGTAACTGTAAAAATACGGTGTTTATAACGTGGGCAAGATACCGAAGGAATTACTGCTTCCACTGTGTGTACGATGAGTGGCGCACCAGTGCGCTTAAATCATCAACTTAAATACAATATAAGTACCTAATCTTATCACGAAGTTCTCGTGTACACCTTACAATTCCGTCCTGTAAATTTATTaggaatcccaaattttcctttacctttccttttcatgcctattATGTAAATATTAATAACTGCAGTGTATcgtgcattatttcggtttatttgcagcgaAAGTAACGTAAAAAgtggaatgaataaaaagtagttcTCACATAGGAACTCGATCCCACACCCTCGGATTACCGTTTTGTACTCTCTCCGCTGCGCCAATCGCTGCCTGGTAACACAAATGGCTCATGCCTCAATCGACCCGCTCCAGAACTGCTACTTTTTTTCTAAACACTTGGTCATCTAGCGCTCTCACTTTCGCCACTCTCATTACTGGCCAAGCCCTTCACATACCATAAATGTGGACGAAATCGGCGATTCGAATTGTAAAAGGGAAACCAACCACGAAAACTTAAGTtacacaaaaaaggtgataaagtaaGTGCACGTAAATAGATTTATATGAAGCGGATGGATAATGTCAAGCAATATTATTTAGTAGCCGATAGTGTCTATTGTGTTCATCAGAACCAATTTTTACTACAAAAAAATTGAGTTTATTCTTTACAAAGGTGCTGTCATCTAAAGCAATCGATTAAGAATGGTGGCCATAGATTTATTATAAGAACGGCGAGTCCAGTAAAATTATATAACACCACCCATAGCTCATGAAAGCGAGGTTGCTGTTCTAATTCATCAATTCAAAAAAATAATCCTGCCCAATCACACTTATAATGTAATCACCTTCAAGCCTGATCACATTCAAACTGTTGCCTTTCGGAAGAACAAACTTCCACTGTCAGACATACATCGTCACAATAATCGGAATACCTCAACAAACAGAAGCACAAATCGGTTCGTACaaaaaaagaggggggaggggggataaggAAGACAACTTAGTTTGAAAAATTTACTGCTTTGTTGTTATGGACTAGTTCTTGCTTTTTTCATTGACATATTCTGGTTTTTGTGATGATGTGTGTCTGAAGATGGAAGCTTGTTTGTGAAACGATTGTTTTAATGTGATCAGATGTTTAAGGTGATTAACACTGAGTGTGGATGAGCCCAATTGTTATGTCAATTTAACACCATACCTTTGGCAGACCAGTTTCTGCAGTACGATGACTAATTTCCACAGATCCACAACATATATTTTATCGTCCTCTGCACCAATGCACCCGCCCCTTTCTCTCAATGAGTTTTATCGGAACATTCCGCAACATCGGTGCGGCTTTGACTGCAATTATAATAAAGAAAGTGACTTCCAGCTGACTACAAAAGCATATTAACGAATACCAGTAACGATGGCGTTTATTGTTCACCCAAGTACGTGATTTCACTATTTTTCCCGCTGTTGAGAGCCTAATAATAGTGCAGGATAATTTTCGTAAGGAGTGTTTAAAGTATAGCAAACTCTGTATTATCCATGATACCTTATTAACAACTTCATGTACAAAATATCAGCTTATCTAGAGTCAACGATCAAAGTTTCGGCCTGCAGTATTGTAAGTAACAATGTTCTTCTAAATAGACCTCTGTTCTTTTTGTTATTCAGCGGCAGTTATCAGTGTAGAGGCATCCCGGGATGGTACTTTCGAAAATCAAAGGCCGATGACATCTTCACGTTTGTCCAATCGTAGCTTATGCTGTTTTTCTAACACCCTGATCGTCAACCTATCATTCAAGTCATGTTCTTATATCTTTCCTTATCATCAGCGTCATAGATTTAAACAACCTGTAgcaagtagccggccgctgtggccgagcggttctaggtgtttcagtccataaccgcgctgctgctacggtcgcaggttcgaatcctacctcgggcatggatgtgtgtggtgtccttaggttagttaggtttaagtagttctaagtctaggggactgatgacctcagatgttaagtcccttagtgcttggagccatttgatttgtagCAGATAAACCACagctatttattattatttttttaatttgcggCTTTCCTGCTGATTTTATTACCGTGATTTAtatagggtggcccattgatagtgaccgggccaaatatctcacgaaataagcatcaaacgaaaaaactacaaagaacgatactcgtctagcttgaagggggaaaccagatggcgctgtggttggcccgctagatggcgctgccataggtcaaacggatatcaactgctattttttaaatatcaacctccatttttattacatattcgtgtagtacgtaaagaaatatgaatgttttagttggaccacttttttcgctttgtgatagatggctctgtaatagtcacaaacgtataagtacgtggtatcacgtaacattccgccagcgcggactgaatttgcttcgtgatacattacccgtgttaaaatggaccgtttatcaattgtggaaaaggtcgatatcgtgttgatgtatggctaattgtgatcaaaatacccaacggacgtgtgctatgtatgctgctcggtatcctggacgacatcatcgaaagtgtccggaccattcaccggatagttacgtaatttaaggaaacaggaagtgttcagccacatgtgaaacgtcaatcacgacctgcaataaatgatgatgcccaagtaggtgtcttagctgctgtcgcgactaatccgcacatcagtagcagacaaactgcgcgagaatcgggaatctcaaaaacgtcggtgctgagaatgctacatcaacatcgattgcacccgtaccatatttctatgcaccaggaattgcatggcgacgactttgaacgtcgtgtacagttctgccaatgggcacaagagaaattacgggacgatgacagattttttgcacgctttctatttagcgacgaagcgtcattcaccaacagcggtaacgtaaaccggcgtaatatgcactattggacaacggaaaatcaacgatggctgccacaagtggaacatcagcgacgttggcgggttaatgtatggtgcggcattatgggaggaaggataattgggccccattttatcgatggtaacctaaatgctgcaatgtatactgatttcctacgtaatgttctaccgatgttactacaagatgttgcactgcatgacagaatagcgatgtacttccaacatgatggatgtccggcacataactagCGTgctgttgaaacggtattgaatagcatatttcatgacaggtggattggtcgtcgaagcactataccatggcccgcacgttcaccggatctgacttccccggatttctttctgtggggaaagttgaaggatattttctatcgtgatccaccgacagcgcctgacaacaggcgtcagcgcattgtcgatgcatgtgcgaacattacggaaggcgaactactcgctgttgagaggaatttagttacacgtactgccaaatgcattgaagttgaccgagcgaggtggcgcagtgattagcacactggagtcgcattcgggaggacgacggttcaatcccgtctccatccatcctggtttaggttttccgtaatttccgtaaaatcgtttcaggcaaatgccgggatggttcctttgaaagggcacggccgatttccttccccatccttccctaacccgagcttgcgctccgtctctaatgacctagttgtcgacgggacgttaaaacagcactgacctaacctaaccattgaagttgacggacaccattttgagtatttattgcattaatgtggtatttacagataatcacgctgtaacagcatgcgttctcagaaatgataagttcacaaaggtacatgtatcacattggaacaaccgaaataaaatgttcaaacgtacctacgttctgtattttaatttaaaaaacctacctgttaccaactgatcgtctaaaattgtgagccatgtgtttgtgactattacagcgccatttatcacaaagcgaaaaaagtagtctttacgtactacacggatatgtaataaaaaatgggggttcctattttaaaaaacgcagttgatatccgtttgacctatggcagcgccatctagcgggccaaccatagcgccatctggtttcccccttcaagctagacaagtttcgttcttcgtagttttttcgtttgacgcttatttcgtgagatatttggcccggtcacgatcagtcgATACACCTGTATAATGTTTAAGCTCAACATCACGTAACATTTTAATGAATGTTAATTATAAGTAATACCTGTATAGTTAGTTTCATACAGCTGCTCCTCTTCGTATaccttacttcttccacattgctaATGAGACCTAAGGAATACGTTAGTGAACGAAAAGCACAGTTGCCATGATCACGAGTCTCAAGGAGAATGTTTGATAGACCTGTAATATACTTTGCCAAAACTATGTAATCTTTCTTTAATACCCGAATATCATTTCTGCCTTCGTCTTCATTATTATATTGGTTATAAACTCATCGATAGCGTTTGAAGCAAAAATATGCTGTTTGTCGCAAATGTTTATTCCTTAACTATGTTCAGAGTTTTACACAAATTGTCGAATTGCCTGAACTCCCATATAAATCATAAATTCTGTTTCGCCCTTTCACTGAAATTACTCattcatatttctctttttcagttcaCACTGACCTGTCAAGAGAAAACAATGGAGAAGATGGTTCAGATTATTCAAAACTGCAGCTGCAGTACCTGCAGCGCAGGGAACGACATCTTGGATGGCATGCTTCAGTACCCATCCCCTCCGGAGGGTGAAACGCCCAACAGAAATACCGATGGCCGAACGAGCCTCGGCTGGATGGTAGAGAGCAATGAAGAAAGGTCTCCTGACAGCGAAAACCAAGACTCGACGGAGAACGAGAGGGTCCTAGTCCTCATCAAGGAAAACACGGACAACGAAGAAAACGAGGAGGAAGGTGAAAGGCAGGACAGCATAACTGAATCGGACGACAAATATGTACGCACAGATAATTTCGAAAAAGAAACAATCAAAAACTTACTCCAAGAAGCCGAAATGGCAGAGTACtatacagaagaaaaactaaatacCCTGTGTAAATACTATAAGCTAAAGGAAAACTCTAAGTCTACAGACACATTTAAACACGACATCCTCAATGTTCAGCACAAAAAAGCATACACGAAGGAGGAAAACGGTGAGCATCACCACAACGGTGGCCAGGGCACGAGGCATCACCACCACCCACACCGTGCAGGTGCTCACCACTCTTCTCAACAACTGCACAAAAGTGACGGCCAGATTGACCCCACTCTGGATGTTTCCGCAGATCAGCTGAAGCCTGCCACAGGCGGAGAGGACCTGAGCTACATCCCATCCAGTGAGAAAGACAGTGACAATGCTGCGAAAGTGGATTAGCGCTGTCCAGGAGCACACAACCATTTAGGTAATACTATG
This sequence is a window from Schistocerca nitens isolate TAMUIC-IGC-003100 chromosome 3, iqSchNite1.1, whole genome shotgun sequence. Protein-coding genes within it:
- the LOC126248900 gene encoding uncharacterized protein LOC126248900 isoform X1, giving the protein MATCHSGPARCRRDVSAPTPCCFSTGFDFIRSARRQAPMATLLVLWAAAALALSRSVTAHREHKVHNIVLYPDKYSWCNITPIKQVVAHPDCTSVEIDNNVCVGTCFSYSIPVTLPSAPGEIIKPYCDSCQPSAVVWHNFTLTCQEKTMEKMVQIIQNCSCSTCSAGNDILDGMLQYPSPPEGETPNRNTDGRTSLGWMVESNEERSPDSENQDSTENERVLVLIKENTDNEENEEEGERQDSITESDDKYVRTDNFEKETIKNLLQEAEMAEYYTEEKLNTLCKYYKLKENSKSTDTFKHDILNVQHKKAYTKEENGEHHHNGGQGTRHHHHPHRAGAHHSSQQLHKSDGQIDPTLDVSADQLKPATGGEDLSYIPSSEKDSDNAAKVD
- the LOC126248900 gene encoding uncharacterized protein LOC126248900 isoform X2 gives rise to the protein MATLLVLWAAAALALSRSVTAHREHKVHNIVLYPDKYSWCNITPIKQVVAHPDCTSVEIDNNVCVGTCFSYSIPVTLPSAPGEIIKPYCDSCQPSAVVWHNFTLTCQEKTMEKMVQIIQNCSCSTCSAGNDILDGMLQYPSPPEGETPNRNTDGRTSLGWMVESNEERSPDSENQDSTENERVLVLIKENTDNEENEEEGERQDSITESDDKYVRTDNFEKETIKNLLQEAEMAEYYTEEKLNTLCKYYKLKENSKSTDTFKHDILNVQHKKAYTKEENGEHHHNGGQGTRHHHHPHRAGAHHSSQQLHKSDGQIDPTLDVSADQLKPATGGEDLSYIPSSEKDSDNAAKVD